Part of the Spinacia oleracea cultivar Varoflay chromosome 5, BTI_SOV_V1, whole genome shotgun sequence genome, GATGATCGGACGACGTCCCTCGGCGACGTCAACGAAAGTATGTGCGAGAGGCATCCCTCCGGTAACTCTAATAAGTTCATACAAGACGACATGTTTGTGTTGTGGGAGTTTGAAGGAAATGGTTGATGAGGAACTTTGTTTGCTTATTTATTTACtgagtatttatttatttttgagggGAAAACgtttggtttttttatttttaaaaggaGAAATTAGCTGGAACCACCAATGGTTGGTGGTAGGCGGTCGGTAATGGTGGCTTGTGACTTGTGACTTGTGACTTGTGACTTGTGAGTTGTGAGTCCTGCTTCCTGAGTCGTGTGTGTACGACTGTACGCCGTATTCAAAATATGGAAATGTAACAAGCAGGGGATCTTTTATCAAACTAGctacttttaaaattttatttaccaaaatgactaGTTTTAAATTGTATTTCCCAAAGTAGTTATTCTTTACTTTCAATTAAAAACCAATAAACCGGtttgagtttttttaaaaatcaatgaaccggtttaatttttttacacagtgttgatttgattttttttaataatgaaCCAATTGACAATTTacttactccgtatatttttagCCTCTTAGCAACTTCAAAGTTTTTAAAGGACTTGCTCGCAAATATTACAAATATAAAGAAATTAGTTGAACCGTTGTTGCGGATATTGTTAATTCGATCTCTTAGCTACGAGAATTCGTTGTGTCAAACGGATTTGCTTGGCAAACTCGATCAACCAAGAATTTAACATACTCTAAAACCGTGTGCGTGAAAGTGACGTGAAGGAGAAGAGTAACGCGTGCAATAAAGGCGTCTAACAATGCAAATTTTTGCGTCTATTATCCCTACAAGTCGGACCACTATCTTACTATATATACTcaattgtaattttttattttttaaataactGTAATTTCTCATTATTAAGTTGAAACTAtgaattgaataaaaattaattaaaataattaataaataattaacttatcatTGGAGCAAGAAATATGTATCAAGTGTGTAACTTGAGAACATAATGCGTCATAACAAGCatgcataataaaaaaaatccgaCCATTGGAGTTTATGTTGTCAAAAAGTaaacgtaattaaaatattaaaatgggtaaaaaaaaaatgaacttaAAGTATTACTATGCTGTATCGTGTATGTATCAAAATTAAACCATCAAGAGCAatattttatactccctccgtatttttttaagggatacacttgccttttccagccgtatttatttaagagatacacttgtcatttttagtaacttatcaaccccaccatctaattaaataatacatctaatataccctatcacccaccatcctattaaacaaatattttcataaactcaccctaccctccacccaccaaaataaCATAttccccacatatttaattattaaaatatctatccaactccacttgctttattattttatttcattcaattattcttcttaatacccgtgtccggccaagtgtatcttttaaaaaaatacggagggagtattatttatgggcaaattcaaaagaaaaattaattcggagtataaagtaaacaaaaataaaagataactaaaCCCCTAAAAAGCCGGTTAACTATACTAAAAAAATGCACCAAACAAAAccagtttaattgtttttgccacaaaatgaaaatagtcattttggtaaataaattaTACGTAGTAGCTAGTTTGGTAAATAGATTTTAAAAGTagccattttggtaaataaaatggtaaaagTAGCTAGTTTGGTAAAAGATCCACAAGCAGGATGGGCTACAACCTACAGGCAACTGAAGAGGACactgggtcgggtcgggtcgggtcgggacATGACACGATccaatataataaataaataaaaagtacatCCGACACGAGCAGGCACGAGCACAAAAATGTGGGTTGTGGTCGGGCTCGGGTCGCAAAAGAATCTGACAAATCACGTTACATTGAGTGAAATTAAGCTTAGACACAAAGTCACGACCTGACTAGACAAGAGGGCGCGTGGGCTCGGGCCGTGCTTGAACcgtctttttataatttttgaccCGAGCAGATGGGGAACTAATGGGCATGCCGTGGGTCGGGCACGCAGAGGCCAAATGCACGTAACCAAGGCACGACGCTCGGCCCGACCCAAATCATCTTTATAGACAACCCCATGTCTCGGCCTTACTTATTGAATTATTTGATGAGAACGAAAATATATAAAagatttatttgttcttttgaaTTGGAGATAAAATTAACTAAATTACCTTTTCATGAAGTAGGATATGGTGTTCCCTTTCCATTATTGTTTATAGGTCAATTCGCAACAGCCTCTCTACTACAATCAGTACAATGGCAGGAGTGGTGTTGTATACGTACAACTCTCCttgttgcgggagcctcttGAATACAATTGGGTAATGAATGATGCTGGAACCGCCGGCATTTTGACACATAATTGCATTGACtttttttatagaaaatatGTATGAGTCCGACACGACACGATTAGTTATTGGCCCGTGCCCAACTCTAATAACTGGTCAAGGGGGCTAGGAGTATTAGGACTCGGTAAGTTTGCTAGACATCTCTATTCTGATTAACTTAGGGCTAGCACAAAATGATACAAGCCCATTATACAATATAAGCTTAAGCCCAGTATCGTTCAACCCGCTCATTGGTTGTGGCCTTGTAGGAGCTTATTTGCAAGTTCTAGTAGTGATGTCGTTGACTGCACTTCCACTAATTTGACTATTTGAGAAGTAcgatgacaaaattaaaggaAACTATGATTAGAAAATTACAACTATGAGAAGATACCTTGCTTTGTAGAAAACCAAGTTATGTAAAGATAGTGATGTGCGTAAAACAACATCCTTGTCGTTATGATAAATTCGTACAAGATATATTTCGATTTTATAAGGATTATTATGGGACGGAAATTAGGGTACACAGAGCCAAAAAGTCTTATACCCTATcaattgtttgttggttcagtggtgattggggctgaagtTGGTAGGGATGATCCGTGTTTGATCCCcgtaacaacaattgggaggggactgaaacctatccactcagaactcgCCTCGAATCCGGATatattagccctaagggtgaaccgggtgctaacaccaaaacaaaaaaaatcttataCCCGACTGTAATGACAACGTTTTTCAGGCACATGACCTTCAATTTATCTAGGAAATTAATTTGCCATAACCCATTTTTGTTACGAACCTGAGTTTATTTGGCTTTGAGGAAAAGATTTGACATAATGTAAATTTAATATTGtcattaagttttttttttgggtgcaatAAGCAATAAAagcattactccctccgtcccggaatacttgaccggttttccttatcgggccgtcccttaatacttgacctgtttctaaaaatggaaatattctaacaatattatattatttctcactccacccctattaacccacctaccccctactccatacaaaaaaataattaaaaattcaacccctactctccccaaccccacccctttgtacatttcccactaactatattaaaataataccccactatcaactactacctattaaattaaataagtcaattcaagttccttaaactttgtgccggtcaaaccgagtattccgggacagagggagtacaaatTACAAAGAGGCAGAATTCTACCTAATATCTTACCCAAATAGCTAGTCTTAACCACTATATTAATAACCCATTGGTAGATATTGTCAATAAGTAAGACTACTTTTATATAAACAACCTTAACTTTAGATTTTAGGATTTACTAATTTTCTAAATTAAATTATGGTAAACCCACAAATATTAAAGTTATGCCTTAAAGAAACATGGTATGTCAACAAACACAACGGTGAAAGAGTCAAGGAGGTGAAAAGGGGAGATTTTGAGAAAAAGTGACTTTGGTGCTTCTTGAGCTCAAAATAAATCACACCTCCCCACCCCTTTCCTCCGGACTCTCCCTTTTGCTTCGTTAAACATCGTATTTCGAACATCTAAAAGTGTTCCCCACTAGCTAGCTTTACTTTTTATGCAAGTTTAAATTGATGCTATTATGCTAATTCTATTGATCAAGTGTATATGTCATGGTCAAGACTCTATCGAATTAAACTAGTTGACATCTGCTGATGTTCAGTTAatttgtactccgtatatatcaTAGGTAGCTCAAAACGACAAGTACGATGTTAAGCTAATTGTATAAAggatttttttgtatttactatCTCACCACTTTATCCATTCTTGTCATTTGTGTGTATGGATTCCATAGAGATCTTGTTTTTAAAATTCTGTAAAAGGtaaaacgaattaaataatACGGTGTTCAATTGCTCATTAACTCGTTGTATAATCCGTCTACAAAACTCAAATAGGATTGAAAATAGTTAATAGCTAGAGCCCAGAGAAAAGACTATGATACATTGCAAATTGTGAAGTTTGAAAGCCCATTTAACGTTTCATGGTTTATTTTGAACAAAGCTTAACAATAACATAGAAATATCAATTACAGTGCGTTCTATTaatctgattttcacttattttttctaaatttatctgaacttgttATAACTTAATTTAGTTATGAATAGTATTTGGTTGAaccttatttttcttgaacttatttttcttaaaacatGTGAAAATAAGGGGAACAGAACAAAACCTTAATATAAGCTATAAGGGCGAGAGGAAACAATCATGTTCTTGAAATTGAAGTTGAGATCCTAGTAGGGAAATATGCTAAATGTTCTCTAATACTAAAAGTATGCTATAAAGTTTGGAAGATATGAAAGATAGTCGAATATGACAAATTATTAAATACAACCATGAGTACCTAACAATTGTATAAATCTTTGATCTAAAAGTTAACTTGACATATTTTGTATACTATTGCACATGAATATGATTTCAGAAAAACGTATGTCATACATATTTTCTTACTACGTTTTTCTTACTGGTAAGATCAAGGGAACCCGCACGGGAGGGGAGGAAAGTCTCTCAAATTAGCCCATTAAATATGATCTGGCCACATAAATTTGAGATAGGGAGCGATACCACAACTCCACCATCTTAACATCGGATTTTAGAACTATATACTCATTCGATTTGTAAATGTATACACAAAATCCAATAGATAATGCAATTACAAGAAAATGTTCATAACCATAGTATAAAATCGAACACCCCCTTGCAAATGTACAAATATTATGGGGACAATATTACACCATATAATCTGGCATCCAAAATTTGCCCCCACCTTTGTATCCTTCTTCTCCTCATGTCAATCCCTACTTGTCAGGCAATCAGGTTCAATCCCAAACCTTTTTCCCATTTTTTCAACTCACTTTCACACCTCCCAATGTACTTATTAGTACCCTACATTATTCCAAGACCAAACCCTTTTCAAACCCACAAAAATGTTTCCCAAATTTCCCCCTAAAACCTAAATTTCATTTTCCTATATTTATAAATCTTTGTTTACATAAAAGATTAGGGAAAAAGTGGTTAAAAAAATGATGAAAAATGGTCTAAATTAATCGATCAGACAAGCTTGGTAGCCTTCTAAAGAAGTTTAAACTAGTTGGAGGCATTGGTTCTCTAAACATGGGAtgcctcaaaaaataaaacccaaGTGCTACTGCTACCATTTTTGGTGGTACTGCATAGAGTGTTATTGTGATCATTAAACACACCCCTATAAACAGCTTCGTAGCCCGCGGGTCTCGCCAGCTTACTAAGGCTTGGACCCGTTCCCCTTGGGTCGCTAAATCGCCTAACACGGTTTGCACCCGGGCTGCCAAGATTCTCAACCGGTCATACCGGACGCGGATTATGTCTCCCGGATTCGAACTTGGGATTGTATCGAATTCTTCGTCGAGGTCGTCGGGGTCTACCGTTTCCGCTTGTGATAGCCGGGTATCCATACCCGCGGGTATTTTGGGTCGGAACCGGTAGTACCATATTCCAATTAGGAAAACGTAGAGGAATCCGGTTGGGACTACCAAGTCTGGATACCAAACTAGAACCAAGTAAAGAATGTGGACTAAAATTGTGGTTAATGGGTTTCTCCATCTTCGAATACGGTCTAACCATTTGGCTAACCCGATTGCCCAAGCGAGGACGGCTACGATCCGGAACCAATTAGCTTTGCTTTTCCTCATGCTCCATGTATGTGAATCTGCATCTAACAAGTACCTGACTACTTCAGGCCCAAGTGGGGGCTCTGACCGGGCTAACCAAGCTGCTACCATCTTAGTGGCTGCCACACGAAGAGCCTCTTGTTGGGCCACCCCGAGCGGACGGAGATAATGCATACGTGGAAGTAGTGGCTGCCCATAGACTCCACATGTTTCGGGTAACAAAGACGGGCACACGAATCGGACTGCCAACTCGATTTCACCCATTTTCTTAAGCCCGGTTCGGAGCAATACCAAAAGAGGGTAGGAGTTGGTATACACCTTGTTACTCTCCAATGTAGACACCCGAATACGAACTTTTCCGATCCGGTAGTCGGGCTTCTCCTCCCCGGGGTCCGCAAACATCCTCCAATTGTCAAATACTCCGATCGTCAACACCGTACACGGGTCGAAAACCTGCCACGTGTATTGCTCGTTCCACCTCGGATCAAAACTATCCGTACTTGTCCGGGTCCGGACCCACTTCTTTCCGTACTTAGCCACACAATAAGCATCCGTGGAACCCTTACCTCCACCCTTGGTTTTCATCGGAAGTAGGCCGCGGGCCCCAAGAATACCGAGCTCTAATATCCCAACCGGAGGCTTCCACAACTGTTTCGCGGTCGGTCGGTAATCACTACACACGTGAGCAGCCTCATCAAGCACGTGATACCCTCCTTCCAAACACAACCTCAAAAAAACCCTCCCACCGTACGGcccctcaccaccaccacccccaccacctccaccacccTCCAACGTAATCCATTTGGCTGCCACGTGGCGCTCATCCATCCGTTGCTCAATTGAACCCACAGGAACAATAGCATGTCCTAAAAGCATAGGATCCTTGCTAGTCCTATCCTCCACTAACAGAATCAACTGTTCCTCCAACGGTTCCCCTGCAATGAGAATCAGGTCTTCGTTCCAGTGCACCGCGGCCCCACCGTGAGCACTCATAGACCCGCGCTTCGTCCTCACCGACTGAAAACCCAACTGAGCCTTGACCCGAATATCCGGCACTGTTAACGGAGGAAGATTGGGCGGAATGTGGAGGTCCTGAGCCTCAATCACAGTCACACGGAGGTACCACAACTTCGGAGATTGATACACCTTGGCCCGAGTAAACGACCCGCTCGGCTGCTGCGGTGGCGCGTCCGCAGTCCACGCTTCAGGGAACGAGTCATCGGCCTGCGTTCCCATCCAAACCGCAATCTGCACATCCCCTGAAACACCTTCCCCTCCCTCTAGACGGTACCATTGCGGGGCCAGCGGACTGTCGGGCGGGTCTCTCACCGGCACGTCCGAGAGGTCGAAACAAAGCCCTCCTAAGAATCTCTCCGTCGCCGAGTCCCATATGGAGATTTCCAGTGTCCCGGCAGCGGAGGTTGAAGGAGATGAGACTGCGAAAACCTGCTGCCACTCTGGGTTTTCCGGTGGCTCTCCCGGACGATAGGCGGCAGGTTTTGACCGGAGAGACTGATTTGATGTTCGGATTTTGATAAATGGATTTTCATTCGGAGTTAACCCACGGGCCTTTACAATCCTCACAAATAAGTACTGCATTGGCTCAACAAGGTCAAACGCCGATATCTTCTCTGTTTCGGAGACGAATTTCCCGGAGATTACCCTTGGAGCATACTCCCCTGGTGGTGCTGTTCTTTTATGAGCCGCCATTCGCCGAATAAGCTCCGGCGGAGGACCGTGCATTTCTGGTGGTGGGTAGTGGTGGGGTTGAGGTCCTTGAGGGTGGTATTGATCAGGCTGCTGCGGCGGGGGATAACCATCATGGTGGTGAATAATTGTTTCCGTTGTAGCACCACCCGTCATAGGTGGTTGTTGCTGCGGAGGACCCTCCTCAACAACCATCACATTCGGTGGAGGACCGTGCCCTTGAGGGTAAGGTCCATTCCCAGCAGCCTCCATTGCAATATCAGTCGGCATTGGTTGTTGCATTACCTCCATCACTCTCCCTTGCTCATCTTCCTTCCTTTGTTCCGGTTGAACTTCCGCCATCTCTTGCGGCGGAGGTCCTCCCCCACCACCTTCCCCTTGAGGCGGCTGCGGAGGAGGTACATCAACAACCTCATCATAATAATAAATCCTCAACCCAATCTCCCCTTTAATCCAACTAAACACACTCTTCTTCTCCAACGGAAAGTAAACCAACCCTTCATCCCCTCTCCTAGAAAACTGTGAACCGTACAGCTTCACTCTCCCTAAGAAATGATTCTTCCTTGCAGCCCCTGAAGGTGACGACATTCGCTTATCATGATACACCTCGACATTAAGCTCCTCGAAATCCATGGTATTCGGGTCGGAAACCATGAACTCCAACGGTTCATTCCAAGTCGGGTTAAGGTCCCGGTACTTGGTACAAGTTCGTTTCCTTTGCCCATCAAAATCAACCACCACATACGGACTCGAACTTCCTTGGCCGTCCTTAGGGAGCAAGTCTCGAGCATCAACCACCTCGATCACCAATCTCCGAACAAGTCTTtgctctcctcctcctcctcctcctcctccctgAGGGTCTGTTGTAGGCTGAGGCGGTGGTGGTGACGAGCTCATGCCTTCATTGTAAATGAACTTATGAGTTATGAGACCCTCTTTTTTGTTGCAAGGATAGACAAGATTGCCGTTGATAGTGGGGGAGGAAAAGGGTGGCactgtttttcttttttagaaATTAGTGTTGgtgttttgtttatgtttttgttaattttcctgTTTTCCTGGGGTTTGGGCTTGAAATATGTGTATAAGCGTGTTCAGATTTGATGGaatgtttttttggttttttttttttttttttgagattctATTCTTGTCTTGAAGGTTTTGCATAGACTGTCTATAGATATTTGggcctttttgtttttttttttttattattattattatttataaatataaatataaatatatttcaGGTTCCCTGCTTTTTGGTTTTGTAATCAGCTTCCTTCCCTTTGATTATGGTTTCATGATTTCCAAATCTGTCTTTTTTATATGTTGTGTTAAGAGTTAAGACTGTTAACTAACTGTAATTATGTAACAGGTTTGAAATTAGAACATAAGTGTCTAGGGTAGCATAATACAGTCTACGGTTTCAAGATTTGGAATTCTGTCTTTCATATTACAGTCTGTTTGGTTTATGTCTGTATGAAGTATGACTGTATAATGTTTAATCCTACAATGGTGAAGAAGATAAATGGCAGACCGCGAAAAAACAACGGCATATGTTGTGTTAACTAACTGTAATTATGTAACAGGGTAAGATATTAGAATACAAGTATGTACTATCTATGTAGGGTAGAATTAGAGCATTGTCAATAATGCATTTTGGAGTTTTGCATAATGTCAGGTCAGTATGTCACGATAGGGCTAATGAACACTCGGATTGAATACGGTAGAATGTGCCAAAAAATTGTTTTAACGAGATTCTCAGTTCGATTAATAAGTTGTAAATTGTAATGCAGTAAGACGGAAAGAATTTGGGAAATTGGAAGATTGAAGATTACACAACCAGGAAGTGATATGCCAAAGGGAAAGGTTCAGATTTCAGATGCCTGTGTGTGTGCAAAGCATATGATTCCACCTCAAAATTTTAAGGCTATGAGTAAGCTTGATATCTGCTTTTTATTTCATTTCGATTTTTTTATGTTCTGTATAAAGATTTTGCATAAAGGGGTTTTTTTCAAGTGCAAAAGGCATCTCCTTTAATTATTCTTCTGAAAGAAAGAAACTGATCATTGTCAAATACCTTACCTTTTTCTGGATTATGTTTTAGGCCTTAGGATTATATCAGGTCAGAATAACTCATactttattacggagtattatctTCGCGTTGATTTTCCCTTGAGCAAGAACTCATTATTGACTAACCGTGATCAAATTTGCCTCTGAATTTTGGCACTATCAGAAATTTATACTGGAAGTTTCGATGTCTTGAACAATAGTCATATGAGTCATATCTGATGGAAAAGTGAACTTTTAGAGCTCCTATATCTTTTTAAGAAAACAGTGTTCCTAAATTTTTATGTCGCGTTCTCTTTGTTTTCTGGTAGCTTCTGTCTATAATTAGCAAGAAAGAAGTCAATCTAAGATAAGTCATCCATACTTTTAACAAACTAAGATTAGGGTCTAGGAGGATGCTTTGTATAATTGTATCTTGTATAAGAAGTGTTTATTAAGGACTTCTGAAAACTTCACTCTTAAACTAGAAGAGTTAACTTTTTTCAATCTGTACTTTTCAGCCCCAAATCCCAAAGAAGCTTCTCCACCCTTCTCATAGGTAAGAAAAAAACCTTTTCTCTGTAGTGGATTCGTGGAGATTGGAGAACTGTTGTGAGAATCAGATCCTCCAAAATAGGTAAAGTAAAAATTCTGTTTGCTTTCGTACATTGATAACGAATATATTTGATTCTGAAGTATGTGCAGCTCCTCCTTCTCATTTCCTTAACAGCTAACAAGAATGCTAGACAAGGTTTTCGAGGGGATGGTGTACGTATTGTCATATAAGAATTCCGATTCTGATGGCCTTAACAGTCCCATTAGATTTAAGTGTTCAAATGTAATATAAACTTCTAAGTCTCTATGCATATATAACTTCAAATATGACACAGTTACATTATGTAAAATCTTCAACTGAAAATGACTTTTACGTCTAATAAACAAATCTTGATCATTGTACAGGAGAATTTTCTTGAGATTAATgcagaacaaacaatacaaatcaTGATGAAGCAGGACAAGATTCAGGGTTTTTAAGTTAATTTATTTAGGAGGTGATGATGGGTGGATTTTATTAGACAGTAAAACCCCAAGTGTAAATGATATAATAGACGCTATAAGAATCCCTTTGTTCTCAATGATCTTCCCCATTACAGATGTCTTTGAACTCTCTTTCTTTTCGCCTTGATCATTCTGTTCTTTCTGACATTCATTCGGTTTCTCTGTGTTTTCTTCTACAGGGCTCTCGGGTTCTTTCTCTTTCCCTTGATCATTCTGTTTTCTCTGACATTCATTCTTCTTCTCTGTGTTTTCTTCTGTAGGGCTCTCAGATTCTTTCTCTTTCCCTTGATCACAATCATTCTTATCTTTCTCAACTTGATCCTGTTTCTCTGTCATCTGTTCTTTCTGAACTTCATCCTGTTTCTCTGTCATCTGTTCTTTCTGATATTCTTCCGGTTT contains:
- the LOC110790496 gene encoding protein QUIRKY — its product is MSSSPPPPQPTTDPQGGGGGGGGEQRLVRRLVIEVVDARDLLPKDGQGSSSPYVVVDFDGQRKRTCTKYRDLNPTWNEPLEFMVSDPNTMDFEELNVEVYHDKRMSSPSGAARKNHFLGRVKLYGSQFSRRGDEGLVYFPLEKKSVFSWIKGEIGLRIYYYDEVVDVPPPQPPQGEGGGGGPPPQEMAEVQPEQRKEDEQGRVMEVMQQPMPTDIAMEAAGNGPYPQGHGPPPNVMVVEEGPPQQQPPMTGGATTETIIHHHDGYPPPQQPDQYHPQGPQPHHYPPPEMHGPPPELIRRMAAHKRTAPPGEYAPRVISGKFVSETEKISAFDLVEPMQYLFVRIVKARGLTPNENPFIKIRTSNQSLRSKPAAYRPGEPPENPEWQQVFAVSSPSTSAAGTLEISIWDSATERFLGGLCFDLSDVPVRDPPDSPLAPQWYRLEGGEGVSGDVQIAVWMGTQADDSFPEAWTADAPPQQPSGSFTRAKVYQSPKLWYLRVTVIEAQDLHIPPNLPPLTVPDIRVKAQLGFQSVRTKRGSMSAHGGAAVHWNEDLILIAGEPLEEQLILLVEDRTSKDPMLLGHAIVPVGSIEQRMDERHVAAKWITLEGGGGGGGGGGEGPYGGRVFLRLCLEGGYHVLDEAAHVCSDYRPTAKQLWKPPVGILELGILGARGLLPMKTKGGGKGSTDAYCVAKYGKKWVRTRTSTDSFDPRWNEQYTWQVFDPCTVLTIGVFDNWRMFADPGEEKPDYRIGKVRIRVSTLESNKVYTNSYPLLVLLRTGLKKMGEIELAVRFVCPSLLPETCGVYGQPLLPRMHYLRPLGVAQQEALRVAATKMVAAWLARSEPPLGPEVVRYLLDADSHTWSMRKSKANWFRIVAVLAWAIGLAKWLDRIRRWRNPLTTILVHILYLVLVWYPDLVVPTGFLYVFLIGIWYYRFRPKIPAGMDTRLSQAETVDPDDLDEEFDTIPSSNPGDIIRVRYDRLRILAARVQTVLGDLATQGERVQALVSWRDPRATKLFIGVCLMITITLYAVPPKMVAVALGFYFLRHPMFREPMPPTSLNFFRRLPSLSDRLI